A window from Chrysemys picta bellii isolate R12L10 chromosome 2, ASM1138683v2, whole genome shotgun sequence encodes these proteins:
- the TOMM7 gene encoding mitochondrial import receptor subunit TOM7 homolog: MPKLSKEAKQRLQQLFQGGQFAIRWGFIPVVLYLGFKRGADPGMPEPTILSLLWG, encoded by the exons ATGCCGAAGCTGAGCAAAGAGGCCAAGCAGCGGCTGCAGCAGCTCTTCCAGGGCGGCCAGTTCGCGATCCGCTGGGGCTTCATCCCCGTCGTGCTCTATCTAG GTTTTAAGAGAGGTGCAGATCCTGGAATGCCGGAGCCAACTATTTTGAG TCTACTTTGGGGATGA
- the IL6 gene encoding LOW QUALITY PROTEIN: interleukin-6 (The sequence of the model RefSeq protein was modified relative to this genomic sequence to represent the inferred CDS: deleted 1 base in 1 codon), with translation MRTARLSRCLSDSVCNLTGRISLRSLVYFLFSGFLLAATLLLGTRAVPLPDSSGEEELVDPSDLLARSPSLPDCESLAWLLHSQAVKLKDEMCEKFTVCDNSMEMLAQNNLNLPKITEEDGCLLSGFNEEKCLSGISSGLFTFQTYLEYVRETFISEKQKVESICYGTKHLANTVRQMVKNPDAVIMPDPATQSTLFAKLKSNKKWIEKISTHLILRDFTSFMEKTVRAVRYLKNSRNLSV, from the exons GCTCTCCCGCTGTCTTTCTGACAGTGTGTGCAATTTAACCGGCAGGATTTCACTCCGCTCCCTTGTCTATTTCCTCTTCTCAGGCTTTCTCTTGGCAGCGACACTGCTCCTCGGGACCAGAGCTGTCCCTCTCCCGGATTCCTCCGGGGAAGAGGAACTTGTTGATCCCTCGGACTTGCTTGCCAGAAGCCCCTCGCTGCCCGATTGCGAGTCCCTGGCGTGGCTGCTGCACAGCCAAGCGGTCAAGCTGAAGGATGAG ATGTGTGAGAAATTTACTGTGTGTGACAACAGTATGGAGATGCTTGCC CAAAACAATCTGAACCTCCCCAAGATCACAGAGGAAGATGGATGTCTACTCTCTGGATTCAATGAG GAAAAATGCTTGAGCGGAATCTCCAGTGGACTTTTTACATTTCAGACATACCTGGAATATGTTCGAGAAACATTTATTAGTGAAAAGCAAAAAGTGGAATCCATATGTTATGGTACAAAGCATCTGGCAAATACTGTGAGGCAGATG GTGAAAAATCCTGATGCAGTGATCATGCCAGACCCAGCTACCCAGAGCACACTTTTTGCAAAACTGAAGTCAAATAAAAAATGGATAGAGAAAATCAGCACCCATCTCATCCTCCGGGACTTTACTTCATTCATGGAGAAAACTGTGAGGGCTGTTCGATATCTGAAAAACTCCAGGAATCTCAGTGTTTGA